In Vibrio neptunius, the following are encoded in one genomic region:
- a CDS encoding DUF3103 domain-containing protein, whose product MRPNLSISIMLATAVVGFQSNAQNVVDTTDAQSKAEAIAQQKQSIALQISARYADLESSIKSQISEEHLSAPLDTLQSAQPYSAFSQKMQKADRSYRAMKGISEYSDSIMELRIADASMVKNWKEGESPLFAFEPSGDDSNWQYIEAYDVYGQVHQLDVYDMPDVPVLVVDSNGAEELRAGLMAMQAEMKRLGQDTELTTNESAPKPVAKMSKMSRSVTAADVEPLNTTQLTKIRLNDDQEPWISGKAEVYAIITGVDPSRVEPEIDLVEMPYLDYDGRDYYPGQTMILWPRYRWGAVDMILMEQDDGTDYKELAKLLVKAAEDILKMIPDPEVQGYAIIAQITGKIIDVIPDGLLTNDDDYVDTYYTLMQNTTYVDRPGAGGNAVATFKPVTIAPTE is encoded by the coding sequence ATGAGACCAAACCTATCTATTAGCATTATGCTTGCAACGGCAGTGGTTGGCTTCCAGTCGAATGCGCAGAATGTTGTAGACACAACAGATGCTCAATCCAAGGCTGAGGCGATTGCACAACAGAAACAATCTATCGCTTTACAGATCAGTGCTCGCTATGCTGATCTTGAATCCTCTATCAAGTCACAGATTAGCGAAGAACACCTATCCGCACCTCTGGACACACTTCAGTCTGCTCAGCCATATTCAGCGTTTAGTCAGAAAATGCAAAAAGCCGACCGTAGTTACCGAGCAATGAAAGGGATCAGTGAGTACAGCGATTCCATCATGGAGCTACGTATCGCAGACGCTTCAATGGTTAAAAACTGGAAAGAGGGTGAAAGCCCGCTGTTTGCTTTTGAACCCTCAGGTGACGACTCTAACTGGCAGTACATTGAAGCGTATGATGTTTATGGTCAGGTACATCAACTGGACGTTTATGACATGCCAGACGTACCGGTCTTAGTCGTTGACAGCAATGGTGCAGAAGAACTGCGTGCTGGTTTGATGGCCATGCAGGCAGAAATGAAACGCTTAGGTCAGGATACTGAGCTAACAACCAATGAATCTGCACCAAAACCCGTAGCCAAGATGAGTAAAATGAGCCGTTCGGTCACGGCTGCTGACGTTGAGCCTCTAAATACCACTCAGCTAACCAAAATTCGCTTGAATGATGATCAAGAACCCTGGATATCAGGAAAAGCTGAGGTTTACGCCATTATTACAGGTGTTGATCCAAGCCGAGTTGAACCGGAGATTGATTTAGTCGAAATGCCTTACCTTGACTACGATGGTCGAGATTACTACCCAGGGCAAACTATGATACTTTGGCCACGTTACCGTTGGGGCGCTGTCGACATGATTCTGATGGAGCAAGACGATGGTACTGACTATAAAGAGCTTGCCAAGCTATTGGTTAAAGCGGCTGAAGATATTCTGAAAATGATTCCCGATCCGGAAGTACAAGGCTATGCTATCATTGCCCAAATTACTGGTAAAATCATTGATGTGATTCCAGATGGCTTACTGACCAACGACGATGACTACGTTGATACGTATTACACCTTGATGCAAAACACTACCTATGTTGACCGTCCAGGGGCAGGCGGCAATGCAGTTGCAACCTTTAAGCCAGTCACCATTGCACCGACTGAGTAA
- a CDS encoding RidA family protein yields the protein MLNKSITFQNPSDLFNPTPYGFCHTVTAPSDGQLVYISGQSGGEGVEHRLSEDFRQQVRSVLTNLEIALTAHTLSFGDVLKITVLIVDHDESKLKVWSDEMLMRWPSDRLPASTLIPVPRLALDGMKIEVDAIAFKAM from the coding sequence ATGTTAAATAAATCAATCACGTTTCAAAACCCTTCCGATTTATTCAATCCGACGCCATATGGCTTTTGTCACACAGTAACGGCTCCCTCTGATGGGCAACTCGTTTATATCTCAGGCCAAAGTGGTGGAGAAGGCGTCGAGCACCGCTTGAGTGAAGATTTTCGCCAACAAGTGCGGAGTGTGTTAACTAACTTAGAGATTGCCTTGACGGCTCATACACTCAGCTTCGGTGATGTTTTAAAAATTACCGTGTTAATCGTTGACCACGATGAAAGCAAACTGAAAGTCTGGAGCGACGAGATGCTTATGCGCTGGCCTTCGGATCGCTTACCTGCTAGCACACTGATCCCAGTGCCTAGGCTTGCGCTTGATGGGATGAAAATCGAGGTAGATGCGATTGCTTTTAAAGCGATGTAA
- a CDS encoding tandem large repeat, whose product MHATISGIVFDAPVSQALVTVYEYQSGKVGRKLGTSTTNSTGAYSIEVDASSMPLYIVAEGGGYLDPLTNKVIRVSENKSIKMTSVINYAEGSDQAVMITPLTYLVSGLAEFNISRGKKAATAIDEALETINNMYGFNVNSVKPIDIATGGHNTTATDGHKYGALLTAYSSYSFDYINEDGTGSSVYTSMNLADLGYRDIAADGMLNGYELDDQGAFPQKLNFGAHELSSDFYTNSMAEHVLIVVSDPALNISKTPVSDYMNMAEHLNSLGTHDSDEGAIPSRESIDIDKDAPTAERAGDSVLTGTESIEVVLKDKVGVQSATSQLKYHLESGEWLEASCDASYSREAELCWTDKSDFVEGPRETRLKVYVNTEVLDSLGVESRVTEAHLLVKTVDVLENQNDAGVEVPFEWDNVEPVIEVTSSETINASATTYILTGIVKEHPDSLKQKSAFVSLSGGEAIPNTCEPINSGDNVWCKFTTNAYDTRSFGDSANFTITAEDIHGNQGKSVFTLYKDSVPPILTLSFPNEEFNYENQNGDNLVDKYTDTTFTESSVDTATKYLKIDYKFAADGLDATVPGLDFTQFSEQTLLDHSVPYVTATIMDSSEGGSYSSSADDLTFKVTYYRKKSDSGPYLQYGQTTQIASDAVSEENKGIPFEELNFGTDEKVIEMKYYIPFVKEVLDTSFVNATSSDSQKLVLSAIDPSGNESISHEVYFKTTFDKPEVTIVSPFIDAPVRLLGLNESKGDFNTLGTCRTQAVNGANDEASCTIAYESKNYHFFKVSLGSDDPTHYFQWSLNTQTELNILPTANIGAYFSGADKTTLYITEFSSYHTGLFDSQWDNLTSGEKTVENAERILAEVKDALATQDRSMLGFDPISTKYATNKMLESSVPDPLTDPFIYRFLLESLTQMAEDNSAANSSTVEYASAFYQDLAHDGLANGIGESGQITIGHYSLSSASYREELAQGYYDVAHDLHGVESKEALDQADHFATANPTFGGGNIFSDQGGSIDQQAPTVSVVPNHEQAHGSFTQVGNDTDYNIAGNVQSEVTIEDIATVNEEKTVLSAYWVDGSKKKTLAEIEFVLNRDKSTEYKKVYAFTIDSLDPEFVDAEHFEIIAKVEDGIGNSQGPYVASTYYVDNEPPIGSLTTLTPEHPTEADSVTVTLQFDKPVTSVAATFSGIDIDFGESQEYKQSWTGTTSDVVSLNPDENSKPLVVSRYHDELNNAGEAFSEDIIITPTITIDNVTDDNVVDSTVDDVKNISFSGSTKGFLRDSQLSVNVVSEKRPNIDKFELTGITVNQDGTWATSNQDMSTWEESSFTIEVVGRNSEESQYVAQEKDSSYVDSIAPQVLQSQISMSGSATRLLTTASEEMLVDGEIATVTLAFSERVRQPEVVLNGQAITFNQPDEGVSKIWVGTSPALILPSSASTSKLVVSNYQDTASTPNLGARYEKTHDVKPIILMPEILDLSTSEARAFVVSGTARGFENGAQLSVSVSNNSPLGETFSGTVTVSGGAWKTAPEDISSWESGTLTITVNGSNSGGHAATLVSQDVALEDDIAPDVSRIAVNSGVPIEDKRVVSVNLTFSERVKNVVANVDGVDVNFTSQGNESTIWEGVTSDVVIVNANEMFKTVTVTQYQDVQGNHGTSSSSEVPVKPVIEMTPRGGPIDEGESSQVVISGSARGFKAGDQVSVVASLDSDPSTYHFSETVDVAENGGWSTSEQNIRNWPSGDINLTVTGHNQNGEVAETAPYTINYADVTPPGIVGKLPLTLRPLWTARV is encoded by the coding sequence GTGCATGCAACGATTTCTGGAATTGTTTTTGATGCTCCTGTTTCTCAAGCTTTGGTGACCGTATATGAATATCAAAGTGGAAAAGTAGGACGCAAGCTTGGTACATCGACAACCAACTCAACCGGAGCCTATTCAATTGAAGTTGATGCTTCGTCCATGCCTCTTTACATTGTCGCGGAAGGCGGAGGCTACTTAGATCCATTAACAAATAAAGTCATTCGCGTCAGTGAAAATAAGTCGATAAAGATGACTAGCGTTATTAACTATGCTGAGGGCAGTGATCAAGCCGTTATGATAACACCTTTAACATATTTAGTTTCTGGTCTTGCTGAATTCAATATAAGTAGAGGTAAAAAGGCCGCTACCGCGATCGATGAGGCACTCGAGACAATTAATAACATGTATGGGTTTAACGTTAACTCGGTCAAACCAATAGATATTGCAACAGGTGGCCATAATACCACGGCGACAGATGGCCACAAATATGGGGCGTTGTTAACGGCCTACTCGTCATACTCATTCGATTATATTAATGAAGATGGCACCGGATCCAGTGTATATACATCGATGAATTTAGCAGATTTAGGATATAGAGACATTGCTGCTGATGGGATGCTCAATGGTTATGAACTTGACGATCAAGGAGCCTTTCCTCAGAAATTAAACTTTGGTGCACATGAACTAAGTTCGGATTTTTATACTAACAGTATGGCTGAACATGTGTTGATTGTTGTTAGTGACCCAGCTCTGAATATCTCCAAGACACCTGTTTCCGATTATATGAATATGGCTGAACATCTTAACTCATTGGGCACTCATGATAGTGATGAGGGCGCTATTCCATCACGAGAATCCATTGACATTGACAAAGATGCTCCGACAGCAGAAAGAGCGGGAGATAGTGTTCTTACGGGCACAGAGTCGATTGAAGTTGTACTTAAAGATAAGGTCGGAGTCCAGTCTGCAACATCCCAATTAAAGTATCACTTAGAGAGTGGCGAGTGGCTGGAGGCGTCTTGTGATGCTTCATACTCAAGGGAGGCTGAGCTGTGTTGGACCGATAAGAGTGACTTTGTAGAGGGGCCAAGGGAAACTCGACTCAAAGTTTACGTCAATACGGAAGTATTAGATTCTCTGGGTGTTGAAAGTCGTGTTACAGAAGCCCACCTCCTAGTAAAGACGGTTGATGTGCTTGAAAACCAAAACGATGCCGGCGTTGAAGTCCCATTCGAGTGGGATAATGTTGAGCCAGTGATTGAGGTGACTTCTTCAGAAACAATTAATGCTTCAGCGACAACATATATTCTAACGGGGATAGTTAAAGAGCACCCTGATTCCCTTAAACAAAAATCGGCCTTTGTCTCTCTCTCTGGCGGTGAGGCGATTCCAAATACGTGTGAGCCGATAAATAGTGGGGATAATGTCTGGTGTAAATTCACGACAAATGCTTACGATACTCGGTCGTTTGGTGACAGTGCAAATTTCACAATTACAGCAGAAGATATCCATGGTAATCAAGGTAAGTCAGTATTCACTCTATACAAAGATAGCGTCCCTCCAATACTTACATTGAGTTTTCCGAATGAGGAGTTCAACTACGAAAACCAAAATGGAGACAACCTTGTTGACAAGTATACAGATACGACATTCACGGAGTCATCAGTAGATACCGCGACTAAGTATCTCAAAATAGACTACAAATTTGCAGCGGATGGTTTAGACGCCACTGTTCCTGGGCTTGATTTTACTCAATTCAGCGAACAAACGTTACTCGATCATTCTGTGCCCTATGTGACTGCAACGATAATGGATTCATCCGAAGGTGGTTCCTATAGCTCTTCAGCAGACGATTTAACGTTCAAAGTGACGTATTACCGTAAGAAAAGTGATAGCGGCCCTTACTTGCAATATGGCCAGACGACGCAAATTGCAAGTGATGCAGTCAGTGAAGAAAACAAAGGTATACCCTTCGAAGAGTTGAATTTTGGAACCGATGAAAAAGTGATTGAAATGAAATACTACATTCCTTTCGTGAAGGAAGTGCTAGATACTTCATTTGTTAATGCCACTTCTTCTGATTCACAAAAATTGGTTCTCTCAGCGATCGATCCTTCCGGTAATGAAAGTATTTCTCACGAAGTATATTTCAAAACCACGTTTGATAAACCAGAAGTAACCATTGTTTCGCCCTTCATTGATGCACCTGTGAGACTTCTAGGCCTAAATGAAAGCAAGGGTGACTTTAATACCTTGGGCACCTGCCGCACTCAGGCTGTCAATGGGGCGAATGATGAAGCCAGTTGCACCATAGCTTACGAATCAAAAAATTATCATTTCTTTAAGGTTTCACTTGGAAGTGATGACCCTACACACTACTTCCAGTGGAGTTTAAATACACAAACTGAACTTAATATTCTACCTACGGCAAATATAGGCGCCTACTTTTCTGGTGCAGATAAGACAACGCTCTACATTACAGAATTCTCTAGCTATCACACAGGTTTGTTTGATAGTCAGTGGGACAACCTAACGTCTGGTGAGAAAACGGTAGAAAATGCGGAGAGAATCTTAGCTGAAGTGAAGGACGCACTCGCAACACAAGACCGCTCAATGCTTGGCTTCGATCCTATTTCAACTAAGTACGCGACTAACAAGATGCTGGAAAGCTCTGTCCCTGATCCTTTAACCGACCCATTTATCTACCGTTTCTTACTCGAAAGCTTAACTCAAATGGCAGAAGACAACTCGGCAGCGAATTCGAGTACCGTGGAGTACGCGTCAGCCTTCTATCAAGACTTAGCACATGATGGTTTGGCAAATGGTATCGGCGAAAGCGGTCAAATTACTATTGGTCATTACTCTCTCTCTTCCGCTTCATACCGTGAAGAACTCGCTCAAGGCTACTATGATGTGGCACATGACCTACATGGTGTGGAATCTAAAGAGGCCCTTGATCAAGCGGACCATTTCGCAACCGCAAACCCTACCTTTGGTGGTGGGAATATCTTTAGTGATCAAGGTGGCAGCATTGACCAGCAGGCTCCCACGGTTAGTGTCGTCCCTAATCATGAACAGGCCCATGGATCATTCACTCAAGTCGGCAATGATACTGATTACAATATTGCTGGCAATGTCCAATCAGAAGTCACTATTGAAGATATCGCAACGGTTAATGAGGAGAAAACGGTACTGTCTGCCTATTGGGTGGATGGCTCAAAAAAAAAGACGTTGGCGGAGATAGAGTTTGTTCTTAATCGCGATAAATCAACAGAGTATAAAAAAGTCTATGCCTTCACGATTGACTCTCTAGATCCAGAGTTCGTAGACGCCGAACACTTTGAAATCATCGCTAAGGTGGAAGATGGTATAGGAAATAGTCAAGGCCCTTATGTTGCGTCGACTTATTATGTGGATAACGAACCACCTATTGGCAGCCTTACTACCTTAACGCCTGAGCACCCGACTGAGGCAGACAGTGTCACGGTGACCTTGCAATTCGACAAACCAGTCACATCGGTCGCCGCAACATTTAGTGGTATAGATATTGATTTTGGAGAGTCTCAAGAATACAAGCAATCTTGGACGGGGACGACGTCGGATGTGGTTTCACTCAATCCTGATGAGAATTCGAAACCTTTAGTGGTGAGTCGTTACCATGATGAGCTCAATAATGCTGGTGAGGCATTTTCTGAAGATATCATTATTACACCGACGATCACTATCGATAACGTGACGGATGATAATGTCGTTGACAGCACAGTAGATGACGTTAAAAACATTAGTTTTAGTGGTTCAACGAAAGGCTTTTTAAGGGACAGTCAGTTGTCTGTAAACGTGGTTTCAGAAAAGCGTCCCAACATTGATAAGTTTGAATTAACAGGGATCACAGTAAATCAAGATGGTACTTGGGCTACTTCAAATCAAGATATGTCAACTTGGGAAGAGTCGAGTTTTACTATTGAGGTCGTTGGTAGAAATAGCGAAGAATCTCAGTACGTGGCTCAAGAAAAGGATTCAAGCTACGTGGATAGTATTGCTCCTCAAGTCCTCCAATCTCAAATATCAATGTCTGGCTCTGCGACAAGGTTACTGACCACTGCTTCAGAAGAAATGCTGGTTGATGGCGAAATCGCGACCGTGACACTGGCTTTTAGCGAGCGGGTGAGACAACCAGAGGTTGTCCTAAATGGACAAGCCATTACCTTTAACCAGCCTGATGAAGGTGTGTCTAAAATCTGGGTCGGGACGAGTCCAGCACTTATCCTTCCAAGTAGTGCCTCTACATCAAAGCTAGTCGTTTCAAATTACCAAGATACGGCGAGTACACCGAATTTAGGTGCTCGCTATGAGAAGACGCATGACGTAAAGCCCATTATTCTAATGCCGGAAATTCTGGATTTATCGACGAGCGAGGCGAGGGCCTTTGTGGTATCAGGAACGGCACGAGGATTTGAAAATGGTGCTCAATTGAGCGTGTCGGTTTCCAATAATAGCCCTCTCGGTGAAACATTCAGTGGGACTGTGACAGTGAGCGGGGGAGCATGGAAAACTGCGCCCGAGGATATCTCATCATGGGAAAGCGGAACCTTAACGATCACGGTCAATGGTTCAAATAGCGGTGGGCATGCGGCGACTTTAGTGTCTCAGGACGTGGCTCTAGAGGATGATATCGCGCCAGACGTGAGCCGTATTGCTGTTAACTCAGGTGTGCCTATCGAAGACAAACGTGTCGTGTCCGTTAACCTGACATTTAGCGAGCGCGTGAAGAATGTCGTCGCGAATGTGGACGGTGTCGATGTGAATTTTACCTCTCAAGGAAATGAGAGCACTATTTGGGAAGGTGTCACGTCAGATGTGGTGATTGTGAACGCCAATGAGATGTTCAAAACCGTGACTGTAACGCAGTATCAGGATGTGCAAGGCAATCACGGTACATCGAGTTCCAGTGAAGTACCTGTGAAACCAGTGATTGAGATGACACCGCGAGGTGGGCCGATTGACGAAGGGGAATCAAGTCAGGTAGTGATTTCCGGATCTGCACGAGGGTTTAAAGCTGGCGATCAAGTATCGGTTGTGGCAAGTCTCGATTCAGACCCAAGCACATATCATTTTAGTGAAACCGTTGACGTTGCAGAAAATGGTGGATGGAGTACTTCGGAGCAAAATATCCGCAACTGGCCAAGTGGTGATATTAACCTGACGGTAACAGGACATAACCAGAATGGTGAGGTAGCGGAGACTGCGCCCTATACCATTAACTATGCGGATGTGACGCCACCAGGGATAGTGGGGAAATTGCCTTTGACCCTGAGGCCCCTGTGGACGGCCAGAGTGTGA
- a CDS encoding succinylglutamate desuccinylase/aspartoacylase family protein has translation MQKVNQVLVVAGTHGNELTGLYLQKLIKAGSYSVERSSFEVKSVVGNPEAVKRNVRFIDVDPNCQFVSAALVEESRETKLAVSFRRKYARVENQLIVDLHNQ, from the coding sequence GTGCAGAAAGTGAATCAAGTGCTCGTTGTTGCCGGCACTCATGGAAACGAGTTGACGGGGCTATACCTTCAGAAATTGATCAAAGCTGGTAGTTACTCTGTTGAGCGCTCTTCCTTTGAAGTAAAAAGCGTGGTCGGTAATCCAGAAGCAGTGAAGAGAAATGTTCGTTTCATAGACGTTGATCCCAATTGTCAGTTTGTTAGCGCTGCTTTAGTCGAGGAGTCACGAGAAACGAAACTAGCGGTTTCCTTCCGAAGAAAATATGCTCGGGTTGAAAACCAGTTGATCGTTGACTTGCATAATCAATGA
- a CDS encoding phosphoethanolamine transferase, with protein MKAMNKTTVLYCVVGLLPFLVPLVFTMQLSSVFTYYFALMSVLLLLLIMTFKGWLGKATKLLFVLSCLVSIVSLVLTGGLVSTGAFHSILLTHSEEVIGYFELVNWYIMVPVFLSTAIGLYCFWKAYLPIQGWRRMTLLLSVLAVATALPVFKWNFDPEAKQQITEDYVHTLYLYQDTPAYNIFRVAALAFYERYQSHLSYGQDLPEHVLPNFSLDIPTNIVIVIGESSRRASYSLYGSQINSSPKLKARHIEDSNLVTVVDGVFAPAPNTRESVPRSFSFISANQMLYQGLPYVNLIDVARMMGYQTTWVTTQALYTRWDSFTAKVATSSDNVIHTGEPGQLWRDIDAAKAVVKQLNKNDGHQFVVLHLSGEHADYSVRNGEALPQAHFDAIKQQLTIASDLSPIEIAYLSSVHFTDSILDALISGLFKDEPNSLLVYFSDHGEVIGKGHGLQPIRIEDELAVPYLVFGSLGKNMSEVINCYRDNQHLLFNSAYFPEVLLSTLGMKIEPPESTREFTYYSVQGVTKTLPSDFSFEFYYPGQQQCRYNAH; from the coding sequence ATGAAGGCGATGAATAAAACTACGGTGTTGTACTGCGTAGTTGGTTTACTTCCTTTTCTCGTGCCACTTGTTTTTACCATGCAGTTAAGCAGTGTATTCACTTACTACTTCGCGCTGATGAGCGTGCTGCTACTGTTATTGATCATGACGTTTAAAGGCTGGCTGGGTAAGGCGACCAAGCTTCTATTCGTTCTATCGTGCTTGGTCAGCATCGTCTCTTTAGTTCTGACGGGAGGCCTTGTTTCTACGGGGGCATTCCACTCAATACTGCTGACACATAGCGAAGAAGTTATCGGTTATTTTGAACTCGTTAACTGGTACATCATGGTTCCGGTCTTTCTATCCACCGCGATAGGGCTGTATTGTTTCTGGAAAGCCTACTTGCCTATTCAGGGGTGGCGCCGAATGACTTTATTGTTGAGTGTTTTGGCTGTGGCTACCGCCTTACCTGTTTTTAAATGGAACTTTGACCCTGAAGCCAAACAGCAGATAACTGAAGATTACGTCCATACTTTGTACCTTTATCAGGACACGCCCGCATACAATATTTTCAGAGTTGCTGCCTTGGCTTTTTATGAGCGTTATCAGAGCCACTTGAGCTATGGACAAGATTTGCCAGAGCATGTGTTGCCTAATTTTTCTCTCGATATCCCTACTAATATCGTCATTGTTATTGGAGAGTCTTCACGAAGAGCATCCTATTCTCTCTACGGTAGTCAGATTAATTCGAGCCCAAAGCTGAAGGCTCGCCATATCGAAGATAGTAACCTTGTCACCGTGGTCGATGGTGTTTTTGCTCCTGCCCCCAACACTCGAGAATCCGTCCCTCGTTCGTTCTCATTTATTTCGGCGAATCAAATGTTGTACCAAGGGTTGCCTTATGTGAACTTAATTGATGTCGCTCGGATGATGGGATACCAAACTACCTGGGTTACCACCCAAGCACTCTACACTCGCTGGGACTCGTTCACCGCTAAAGTAGCGACTTCCTCAGATAATGTTATCCATACTGGTGAGCCAGGACAGCTTTGGCGAGATATTGATGCAGCCAAAGCGGTGGTAAAGCAGCTAAACAAAAATGATGGGCATCAGTTTGTTGTGCTGCATTTATCTGGCGAGCACGCTGATTACTCAGTGAGAAATGGTGAAGCATTGCCTCAAGCTCACTTTGATGCCATCAAGCAGCAACTCACTATTGCTTCAGACCTGTCACCGATTGAAATCGCTTACTTAAGCTCTGTTCATTTCACAGACTCGATTCTGGATGCACTGATTTCTGGGCTGTTTAAAGATGAACCCAACAGCTTACTGGTTTACTTTTCCGATCATGGTGAAGTTATTGGCAAAGGGCATGGGCTTCAACCTATTCGGATCGAAGACGAGCTTGCCGTCCCTTACCTTGTTTTTGGCTCGCTAGGGAAAAATATGTCTGAGGTGATTAACTGTTACCGGGATAACCAACATCTGCTGTTTAACAGCGCTTACTTTCCTGAAGTCTTGTTATCAACACTCGGTATGAAAATAGAGCCACCAGAGTCAACCCGTGAGTTCACCTATTACTCTGTGCAGGGTGTGACGAAAACCTTACCTAGTGACTTTTCATTTGAGTTTTATTATCCGGGGCAGCAGCAATGCAGATACAACGCTCATTAA
- a CDS encoding DMT family transporter, with the protein MFRNYLTLLTIGLIWGSQFVFQKYSLMGFDPVWIGTFRAILGALTLTLICKMTGITSVSKQWGLFALIGMLEAAIPFVLVPWAQQELSSSITAILMGTLPFYALLLAPVFIKGARISIGSAISVIVGFGGLLVLFYPELATGAGRIDLVSSIAIVFSAICFAVALLLLNRVKGEHPLIVARNVLCMASVQLTVIALMTAPLNQSHPNTSSVMSLLYLGVICAGVVYYLYMMSIKNAGAVFTSMTNYLVPAVGVLIGVFITNESVQGNTWLALAIILSALFINQMFEGKHSKKER; encoded by the coding sequence ATGTTTAGAAACTATTTAACCCTGCTGACAATTGGTCTTATTTGGGGCTCTCAGTTTGTGTTCCAGAAATATTCTCTAATGGGATTTGACCCAGTATGGATAGGCACATTCCGCGCTATTCTTGGCGCACTAACATTAACTCTGATATGCAAAATGACGGGTATAACCAGTGTGAGCAAGCAATGGGGGCTGTTTGCATTAATTGGCATGCTGGAAGCAGCGATTCCGTTTGTTTTGGTACCTTGGGCACAGCAGGAGTTATCAAGCTCGATTACGGCTATATTGATGGGAACATTGCCTTTCTACGCATTATTGCTTGCGCCTGTATTTATTAAAGGCGCGAGAATCAGTATAGGTAGTGCGATTAGCGTTATCGTAGGATTCGGTGGGCTGCTGGTGTTATTTTATCCTGAGCTTGCCACTGGGGCTGGGCGCATCGATCTTGTTAGCTCTATAGCGATTGTGTTCTCTGCTATCTGCTTTGCTGTTGCCTTGCTGTTACTTAATCGAGTGAAAGGTGAGCACCCACTTATTGTTGCGCGCAATGTTCTGTGTATGGCCAGTGTTCAGCTCACCGTCATAGCCCTGATGACGGCCCCGCTCAATCAGTCTCACCCGAATACGTCATCAGTTATGTCTTTGCTTTACCTAGGTGTGATATGCGCTGGCGTCGTGTACTACCTCTATATGATGAGTATTAAAAATGCGGGCGCAGTTTTCACTTCCATGACCAATTATTTGGTCCCCGCCGTCGGTGTGTTGATTGGTGTTTTTATTACTAATGAGTCTGTCCAAGGCAATACTTGGCTTGCGCTCGCCATTATTTTGTCTGCCTTGTTTATTAATCAGATGTTCGAAGGCAAACACAGTAAGAAAGAGCGATAG
- a CDS encoding transcriptional regulator, whose amino-acid sequence MHIGPEFLLAAIRQKIKNEGLCYGELSDKTGVPLSTIKRHLHNPALGLDKILMYTNHLNSDLMELTQLAVQLQRDNEQFLSDEQNALFVEHPYLLDFIYLITSRNQTPQQIAEQYQLSDTSLRFYLSIAEILGYMEANGDKIVYRSGRRFIMEEGTALDTLFKRRFETISMEDSTISQVCQARVRLTQEQSLKLEQELDRKVSEMHAANCANEEGEFTNVLFRMTPGQQIYFSDGLPEINGELLKQVSKNSVAARIRKHEQSLSPTF is encoded by the coding sequence ATGCATATAGGACCAGAATTTCTGCTGGCTGCCATCCGCCAGAAAATCAAAAATGAGGGGCTGTGTTATGGCGAATTGTCTGACAAAACCGGCGTGCCCCTCTCAACCATAAAGCGGCATTTGCACAATCCTGCTCTGGGTTTGGACAAGATCCTGATGTACACCAACCACCTTAATAGTGATCTGATGGAACTGACGCAATTGGCGGTTCAACTCCAACGAGACAACGAGCAGTTTCTCTCTGATGAACAAAATGCCCTCTTTGTTGAACACCCTTACCTTCTCGACTTTATCTACCTCATCACCTCACGCAATCAAACACCGCAGCAAATTGCCGAGCAGTATCAACTCTCAGATACCAGCCTGAGATTCTATCTAAGCATTGCTGAAATCCTTGGATATATGGAGGCAAATGGCGACAAGATCGTGTATCGCTCTGGTCGCCGTTTTATCATGGAAGAAGGCACTGCGCTCGATACCTTATTTAAGCGACGCTTCGAAACGATCTCAATGGAAGACTCCACAATTTCTCAGGTTTGTCAGGCACGAGTGCGTTTGACGCAAGAACAAAGTCTCAAACTGGAACAGGAGCTGGACCGCAAAGTCAGTGAGATGCACGCGGCAAATTGCGCCAACGAAGAAGGCGAGTTCACCAATGTCCTATTTCGAATGACACCTGGTCAACAGATCTATTTCTCTGACGGATTGCCAGAAATAAATGGAGAGCTGCTTAAACAAGTGTCTAAAAATTCCGTAGCCGCTAGGATCAGAAAACATGAACAATCACTATCACCCACTTTCTAG